CGCGTCAGTGGTGAGAGAACAGCAGCCTCCTCAAAACACTTTCGTAGCCTAGAAATTCTAACACATTAAATATCGAAATATTTTACTCACTATCAACTGAAAGCATTGAGTCGCACGCTGTACCTCCATAGACACTCCATCATTTCGACGGTTCTCTTGCTTTTGGATGGTCTTCTGATCTTTTTCATGGACCGTTCTGCTGGCCTCCGCTATGGCCTTTAGCTCATGCGATTCAGAATGACGGAATGCACCGTAAAACTCCAATATATAGTCTAATAACGTTAGCATACCCCCGACAAGTTAAGCCATGAGCACTCACTGAGGCATTGATAAGCGAACCACGCGACGGTCTCTATGTGCCAGGACCGCTTATCCTGTTCAGCAATGCTCAAGTGATGTCCAACAGCCTCTAGGCTGAGCATATGGATGACGATATGCTCTGTTTAGAGCAAATCTTTGCAGTGTGCCATTTACAGCGCGGCTGTCTCGCGCTAGGTCATATTTGCtgggtttttttttttttttccgtaGTTGTCCCAGCCACTTGATCCATGGGCGCATGTGTCGCGGAGGTAAGGACCATCAAATGTGACAGAGAGTAGTTATGATGCTTGATGAGCGCATGGTGGCTAGCAGTAGTGTGATAGAGTGAATAAAGGTAATTGTTTGGTATATATCTGTTGGTACTCGTATGGGATGTATGTTCTTTGTTCAGCTGTATAGAACTTTCCAGATATATATTTTCTTTATCCAATGAGCTGTGAGTTATCCACAAAACATCAGTACTATAGTTCCTGACACAATGGCGTTCATTCTCTGGCGTTCTCGCGCGCCGCGTATGAAATTGAGCCGGATGAGGAAAAGGCAGGGAAAGAAGTAGAGGAATACCTCTGATCGTAACTTCTATGGCTGAAGGGGATGCGCGAAATTAGGGCTAATGGCTGTAAGAAAGGAGACATAAAAGGCAGGAAGAATACCTACGCATTTACACTTTGAATAATACTGATAATCCATTCTTGTCAATAGCGGATACCGACAATTTCTTAGGAAGAAGTTGATCGCCGTCTGCTTATTTTGCCAGAATACCAAGGCAGAAATATCACGCGATGAGTTATGGATTGAGCCAATCAGCGTCCAAATTGAGAATACTGGAGTAGCATTCGGAAAACCCCCACAATGACCTCAGCTGAACCGTGGAAGGGTTTACAGGTTAAACGAACGCTTTAAAACCTGTTTGATTAACATATGTACAGAGAACCAAGCGAACTCTACCGCCgctgattgaagaaatggaaatCCCCAAGTACCAAACCGCCGCGTGCATCGACCATCCACGCCCCGGCGCACAGCTGGAAATACGCCATGATGTCCCTGTCCCGGAGCCGGGATCTGGTGAGGTGTTAATCAAGATGGAATGGACTGGGTTTTGGTACGCATTGCAATGAACCTGTTCCTTTCCTTGTCGATAGGTACTGATCGACAGCCACTCTGATCTACATAATCTCACCGGCGAGTTACTCATGACTACAAATGTTCCGGGACATGAAGGAATTGGGAGAGTGGTTAAAGGTTTGTCGTTATTTATTTCAGGCCTGTGTACTGGAAGCTCATGTTGAGGCTATTAGTTGGTCCCGATACCGCACCGGAGATGGCGGGGAAGCAAGTTGGAGTAAAGTGTGTATTCAATTATCTGATGACACGAGATCCTTGCTGATTGCAGTAGATGGCTGTACAGTACCTGCAGGAAGTGCCCGACATGCCAGGTACAGTATACGAATTGTGCCAAACAAAGTAATTCGGGAAGAGTAAGTCTTTGCGGCTCACTGGTTTGGTGAAGACGAGCACTAATGACTGGTAGAATGTCCCTGGAACCTTTCAACGTAGGTCTCATGTTTGAACTGATTGTACTGGCATTGACGAGTCCAGAATATGTTGTTTCGCCTGCGGACTTTGTGTCTATTATCCGGGAAGATCTGAAGCCGGAGGCTGCTGCGCCTTTACTATGCGGTATGTCATTATATGTTGAGAGTCTCATTGGCATAGACTAACATGTAAAGCTGGACTGACGATGTACGGCGCCTTGAATAAGCTGGAAAAGCTATGCAAAGCAGGCGATTGGGTGGTTATCatgggtgctggtggtggacTAGGACATTTGTATGTCTACACTGGCTTCCAGTGCTACTCCATATCTAACCATGTGCAGGGGAGTGCAAATTGGTAAGGAGCTGGGCTACCGGATCATCGCAGTTGACAGCGAATCGAAAAGAGAGATCTGCATGCGCTCCGGCGCGACTGCCTTCATTGACTTTAAAGACAACGTACGCCCGGTACTCTTCACCATATGTAAGACGATGCTAACAATGCTAGGCGGAATCCCGCATCACCTCCCTAACCGACAATACAGGCGCCCATGCCGTCATTGTGGTCGTCGGTCTCGAAAAGGCCTATGAGCAAAGCGTCCAATTCCTACGGCCCGCCGGGACCCTCGTCTGCGTTGGTCTGCCGCGCCCGGATTACCACATTCCTCTGTCGCCGCTTGACTGTGTCAACCGCGGATACCACATTGTGGGTAGCGCAGTGGGAACAGAAGACGAGATGCAGGCACTCTTGAAGATGGCGGCGGAGGGTAAAGTGAGCACGGAGTATGAAATTTTTGAGTTCAGACAGATAAATGAGGTTGCTGCGAAATTGCAGCGGTTTGAGGTTGAGGGGAGGGCGGTACTGCGAATTCCGTAGTGGGTGTGATGCTTGTCTGATACCGACAGCGTGCGGTACATCACATATTAGATAGCATAGTGTTGATAAAGAGGTGCAACGGGGTACTCCGATGGCTGATAGGTCATAGCAGCTGAGACATTGGCCAAGGTTTAATATGAATATGCAAGACGAAACGGAGTAGATATCCCTCCGTATCAGGCACAACTATGGAGACGGAGATATCCGCCTGGATATCCGGAGAACCCGCAAAGCGTGATACAGAATTGGCCTGTTATTGGCCGATATACATGCAAGTAGATTTTCAGGGGCCGGGGTCGATTTCACCCTGGCCAATAACATCTTGAACCTCGAAGGACCCTTTTAGGAAACTCTCAAATTGCCCGCCAATCGATTCATCAGACACGATCCTCCGACTTGACGATTGGCCGATCTACACCCGGGCGGGGATCTACAGCAACCGAGCAGCCAATTGTGATGGCCGCGGGGATGCGCGAAAACAATGTAACCTTTATTAAATATCCGAGATAGCTAATTGTACACCGTAGTCTGGGCAGCTTAGGATACGGAGGGTACGGACGCTGGGAGATGGGTGCTCGCATACTTAAACCCCGTCATCCTCTGCTGATCATTGTGACACGAAGTCCAGGCATCACGATGACTGCATAGTGCATTGATCGGGAACAACCTACTCTAATACATAAACAAGCAGGCCTGCGCAATTTGACAATCCCCAGCCAAAATGCAGCTCATCAAGGTACGCCGCAGGCCTCTCTCCAACCCCAATCTTGTTCACTAATCAACACCACCACAGTCCTTCACCCTCACGACCCTACTCTTCATCCAAACCTCCCTCGCCGCCCCTCAAGGCCTCAAACGTGTCTGCGACTACACCTGCGGCAGCAACTGCTACTCCAGCAGCGACGTCTCTGCCGCCAAAAACTCTGGCTACAACTACGTCGAGCAGGGCGGCCACgccggcagcagcagctacCCACACGTCTACAACAACTACGAAGATTTTGACTTCCCGGTGGACCCGACTTATTATGAGTTCCCGATTTTGAGCTCGGGATCTACGTACTCCGGTGGTTCGCCAGGTGCTGATCGGGTGATTTTCAATGAGGATGGGCAGTTGGCGGGGTTGATCACGCATTCGGGGGCTAGTGGGAATAACTTTGTCGCTTGCCAGTAGAGTGAGATAGCAGAGATAGTGGAATGAATGGTTTATATGGGCTCGATACTATTGCATCAGTTGGATTGCTCAAGGTTCAGTACTACGGCAAATTGTCGCGTGGCTCTGAGTCGCTCAGCCAGCATGCCGAACCCTTTTTTAAACCACAATAGTCCTTCGATGAATTGAAAGCGTCCAAGACCATCTGCTCGTTTTTCTCTACATGCTTTGGTCACCTTCGAAAAATGAAAAGTTATGTGAGTCACGAAAACACTAATGGCTCTTTCGGAACCGCTGGACATATTTGAATAATAGATGCATAAGAACGGGCTGTGTAATATGGCCCGAATATGCACTCAAGTTCCCAATATGAGATTGCAGTCCGCGGTGAAATATATGTTAAGCTCTTGAATGTCTGGAAACGTCCCAGCGACGTGAACTCTCTTATAGTGTACGATTTACTTCATGAAAATATGTGATAGATGACATTATCCTCCACGCAAACTTACTTGAAGCAGCCAAGATAATGCTCCACGCGAATGCCTCTGGGCACGATTATGCCATACTCCGCGCCTGCTAATGTATGACATTATTTGTTTTCCGGGTCTATCGCGATGGAGATATCTCTATTTTGCTGACTGCCGTGTGCTGCATCTGTTCGTGATATGTAAAGCCTCGTATCCAAGTGATCGTCAAGTTgcttttatttttatttttaatTTTCTGTCTATCTTGGCGAGGCTGCGCTGAGGAATGCTCGCAGCCGCGCAAGTAGTTCTCCTTTGtttattctctttcttgCTTTCATTTCTCTGCTATATCTAGTGGATTATTCTAATAGACGTCAGTCCGATTCCTTGTGATATCTGAGGCCCGGCATACTCTCGAAGATGCGTTGTTTGATCTGGTTGGGATTCTTTTTACAATTCGCAAGCCAAATTGCCTTGGCAGCAGAAGATGACAGGCAATGCTGGTTCCCCGATAATCAATTAGCACCAGACGACGTGCCCTGCACCGATCAATACTACACCCACTGCTGCGCCAAAAGCGAAGTCCGTCTCTCGAACGGGTTACGCACGAACACCGGCCATCAACCATATATATTGCTATTATTGTTGTGTACTCTGTTATGCTAGTTGATGTGTGTGGATCGCATGGAATGAGCCCCACGCGGATTCAGAGATAGTAATGACAGACAGATGTCAAGTAACACGAAGACATTTTCTCGGAGCCGCCCTTTTTTTCAAATCATCCTGTGTTGTCATCCTTTGAATCACCAACGAAGGCTGCGAGGAGGGGTAATTGGCGACCATCATGTTTCGGAAACATGGCGTACGTGGGAGAACGGTTAAACAAGCTTGACTGCAACATCGAGTAGCAGTGTTTCACCCGAATGTAAGCCGGCTCAAAATGGTAGCGTCCCGGCAAATGGAATTAGGAAAATCTTGATATTGGCATTTTACGCTATACTTCTGGATCTGAAAATGCTGAACAGATCTTTCCAAAACACTGGAACAACTTCGATCTTATACCGCGGACAGACCCAGTGCCAAACTGAGACCTCACACCACGAACCACGCCATATCTATACTTTGCCACTATGGCTTCAATGGCCCATCAATGAACGCGTGCATCTCGCCTTGCGCTGTCTTTATAACATAATAGTACGCTCGGAGTCAGTGCGCGATACGTTTGCGGATGTTGCTCTTCCAAAAAGCATTACAATGAAGATATGCAAGGACGCCATGTGATATGTTGCGCGTCTCAATGCTTGTTTGATATAGAGCAATGACCTTGAGGATGAATCTCTGCTCGGCAAGGCTTCTCACAGTCACCATGCTCAGAATTGATAATCCTGACGTTGATATGGATCTGCTGGGCGATATCCTGAGTACTGTATGCTGACGTTCCTTAACCGAACTCATCTGATCCATCTATCGTTCCGTCTATCTCGACATCAATTAACGTTTCTAGAAAGTATACCGGAGATATTACCGGTGCACCTACCGAGTCT
The sequence above is a segment of the Aspergillus chevalieri M1 DNA, chromosome 6, nearly complete sequence genome. Coding sequences within it:
- a CDS encoding zinc-dependent alcohol dehydrogenase (COG:Q;~EggNog:ENOG410PUI4;~InterPro:IPR013154,IPR013149,IPR036291,IPR011032, IPR020843;~PFAM:PF00107,PF08240,PF13602;~go_function: GO:0016491 - oxidoreductase activity [Evidence IEA];~go_process: GO:0055114 - oxidation-reduction process [Evidence IEA]); the encoded protein is MEIPKYQTAACIDHPRPGAQLEIRHDVPVPEPGSGEVLIKMEWTGFCHSDLHNLTGELLMTTNVPGHEGIGRVVKVGPDTAPEMAGKQVGVKWLYSTCRKCPTCQVQYTNCAKQSNSGRNVPGTFQQYVVSPADFVSIIREDLKPEAAAPLLCAGLTMYGALNKLEKLCKAGDWVVIMGAGGGLGHLGVQIGKELGYRIIAVDSESKREICMRSGATAFIDFKDNAESRITSLTDNTGAHAVIVVVGLEKAYEQSVQFLRPAGTLVCVGLPRPDYHIPLSPLDCVNRGYHIVGSAVGTEDEMQALLKMAAEGKVSTEYEIFEFRQINEVAAKLQRFEVEGRAVLRIP
- a CDS encoding extracellular guanyl-specific ribonuclease RntA (COG:S;~EggNog:ENOG410PQT1;~InterPro:IPR000026,IPR016191;~PFAM:PF00545;~SECRETED:SignalP(1-20);~go_function: GO:0003723 - RNA binding [Evidence IEA];~go_function: GO:0004521 - endoribonuclease activity [Evidence IEA];~go_function: GO:0004540 - ribonuclease activity [Evidence IEA]), with translation MQLIKSFTLTTLLFIQTSLAAPQGLKRVCDYTCGSNCYSSSDVSAAKNSGYNYVEQGGHAGSSSYPHVYNNYEDFDFPVDPTYYEFPILSSGSTYSGGSPGADRVIFNEDGQLAGLITHSGASGNNFVACQ